The Halorhabdus sp. BNX81 genome includes a region encoding these proteins:
- a CDS encoding histone, which produces MSVELPFAPIDSIIRRNAGGLRVSAEATEALTRRIQSRGAALSVDAAAAANADGRKTLMATDFGVEGVPEKDALELPIAPVDRIARLDIDDRYRVAMDARIALASILEREADDVAAAAALLAEHAGRRTIKAEDVELYAQLTHYVE; this is translated from the coding sequence ATGAGCGTCGAGCTACCGTTTGCCCCTATCGATTCGATCATCCGGCGAAACGCCGGCGGACTGCGGGTGAGCGCCGAAGCGACCGAAGCCCTCACCCGCCGCATCCAGTCGCGGGGGGCGGCGCTGTCCGTCGACGCCGCCGCGGCGGCCAACGCCGACGGACGGAAGACGCTGATGGCGACCGATTTCGGCGTCGAGGGTGTCCCGGAGAAGGACGCACTCGAACTGCCGATCGCGCCGGTCGACCGCATCGCACGCCTCGATATCGATGACCGGTATCGGGTCGCGATGGATGCACGTATCGCGCTGGCCTCGATCCTGGAGCGCGAGGCCGACGATGTCGCGGCCGCGGCGGCGCTGCTCGCCGAGCACGCCGGCCGCCGAACGATTAAGGCGGAGGACGTTGAACTCTACGCCCAACTGACACACTACGTTGAATGA